In Fimbriimonadia bacterium, the genomic window TCCATGGACAGCCGCGGAAAAGAAGCGAGGATTGTGCTCTGCGCACCTGGGCTTCTGGGCGAAGTCATGGTACAGGTGTGGTCACGATAATGGTCATTTGCGTGACCAACAGGAGGTTGAGGCCATGGCCAACGAGCTTGCGCCAAGAACGCCGTTTGAGGCGCCTGTGGCGCCCACAGACGCGCTGGAGATGCTTCTTTGCACCAAGCGTAGCGAGGTCACCCGCCTCGCCTACCAGCGCGACCTGAACCAGTTCTTCCGCTTCCACACCGGGAGTCCGCCGACACCCGAGACGGTCGCCCAGTTCTTTCGGCTGGACACCGCCTGCGTCACCAGAGCGCTTCTGGCCTTCAAGGTGGACCAATTGGAGCGAGGCGTCGCGGAGGTGACGCTGAACCGAAGGCTCTCGGCAGTGTGGTCACTTCTGCGGGTTGCTCGCCAGCTTGGGCTGACCGAGGTAAACCCGCACGGACTGGTTCCGGGCGAGAAGGTGCAGCAGTACCGGGACACAAGGGGAGTGCCCACGGAGACGGCGGCGCTGATGCTCTCTCTTCCCGACACCACGACGGTGAAGGGCAAACGGGACGCGGCGATCCTCCGGCTTCTGTGGGAGCTGGCACTTCGACGAACCGAGGTGTGCAAGCTGCAACGCTTCGACTTCGACCCCGTCGCCAAGACGCTCTCGGTGCATGGGAAGGGGAAGGGCACTCAGGCGGTGCTTATGACGCTGAGCGATCGAGTGGTAGCGGCCATCCAGGACTACCTCGCCGCTCGCGACGACAACCACCCGTCGCTCTTCCTCTCCTGCAACCGTTTCAAGGACGGCCGTCACCAAGGGCTCAAGGACTGGACCGTGGCACACATCGTCAAGGAGTATGCGGAGCTCGCAGGTCTCAAGCACTTCAGCCCGCACCGCTGGCGGCACACAAGCATCACGGCGTACCTGCTCGCGACGAACGGCGACGTCCGCGGTGCGCAGAAGCTGAGCCGGCACTCCAAGCTGGAAACGCTGATGATCTACGACGACGCCCGCGAGGACTTGCAGGGAAGAGCAACCCGCCTGCTGTCGGAGCTTGCCTGAGGCCGTCGAGGTCGCCGGCACATGCTGAGTGCTCCTGCCCCGGCACATGAGCGCAGCCTGGTGGTCAGCGCGATCCGCTGCCGAGATCGGCTGCCCCAGAAGCTGCTCGGACCCGCAAGTGTCGACGCAGCGACTCCACCCCGAGATACTGATCGCTCCGCCCAATTCTGCGTTGACATTAATCGACCGGATCGTGCCTGGGAGTCAGAATCGAGAGCGTCCGTGCTGCCCAGACGCACGGGCTCCGCTCCTTCTGATTGAATCACACGGTCAGGTGGCTAACAGTACAGGACCAAAGCGAGGTGGGTGGACAGCCAGCTCTAGGCGGGGCTGCTGGATTATGAGAACGCGACATCGAGTAACGGCTTACATGCGTACTGACGCCCCCTAAGCTTCCCGGACAACTCCACAACCAGTCCCTGCTCCTGTAATGCCTGAAGAGCTACCTGTACAGTGTGAGGAGACTTGATGCCCGAGATTCGCATGATGTCCGCGACCCTAGGTATCGGGTCCGAGAAGAACGCATCCAGTACTGCAGCCACCGAGGCCCTTCTCCGGATGCCAGCGACGCGCTTGTATATCTCGTCGCGAAGCGCCAGCACGGTTCGACTGAGCTCAATGCTGTGCTTGGCTTGCTGGATCATCCCTTCGGCAAAGAATCGGACCCAAGCATCCCAGTCACCGCCCTCACGAACGCTCTGAAGGTGATGATAGTAGGCCTGGCGGTTGCGCTCGAAGTAC contains:
- a CDS encoding tyrosine-type recombinase/integrase codes for the protein MANELAPRTPFEAPVAPTDALEMLLCTKRSEVTRLAYQRDLNQFFRFHTGSPPTPETVAQFFRLDTACVTRALLAFKVDQLERGVAEVTLNRRLSAVWSLLRVARQLGLTEVNPHGLVPGEKVQQYRDTRGVPTETAALMLSLPDTTTVKGKRDAAILRLLWELALRRTEVCKLQRFDFDPVAKTLSVHGKGKGTQAVLMTLSDRVVAAIQDYLAARDDNHPSLFLSCNRFKDGRHQGLKDWTVAHIVKEYAELAGLKHFSPHRWRHTSITAYLLATNGDVRGAQKLSRHSKLETLMIYDDAREDLQGRATRLLSELA